The following coding sequences are from one Hymenobacter sp. DG25A window:
- a CDS encoding chemotaxis protein CheB, which produces MPSATPASPEERNSAEPVSASPLPIDAQVSQAQLRRVQAQEDNSETFPIVGMGGSAGSLGAFEQFFQHMPPDSGIAFVVVMHLAPNPSGELPQVMQRFTAMPVLEAADGMKVRPNHVYVIPPDRDMSIMHGTLLLFAPTQPRGKRLPIDFFYQSLAKDARERAVCIIFSGMGSDGTLGLKMVMENFGMVMVQSPETAEYDSMPRSAIATEFVDYILPADQLPDKLLEYLHKPVMDRPRRERPESVSRPAHALQKIFLLIRAQTGHDFSFYKRNTVFRRIERRMNSHQIKEFTHYVRYLQENPQEVDALFKELLIGVTKFFRDHEAYESLKTQLIPMLRQKPINSVFRVWAPGCSTGEEAYSLAMLLQECLDQVEPGHYLKIQIFATDINAQGIDFARAGLYPDSIVADVTPERLERFFVKQETGFLIRKEVRDAVIFALHDINKDAPFTRLDLLCCRNLLIYLSAELQRNLLPVFHYALNPGGLLFLGPSENMTGFHELFKPLDIKWKIFRRNDASSSVTRLVNFPFALSRQQPSAPVAATSMTSSAPRKDGPFASLVQKVMLQAFTPPAVLINAKGEILYVNGRTGRYLEPAPGLGGLNIFEMAREELNYEISAVVHKANAAKESVVAENVKVKTDAGYQLLRISVTYLTEPDALAGLMLVAFEDQPTPRRVRTGKAAPGTDLSRDTVVASLEKELQYTKHRLQTTIEEMESSLEELKSTNEELQSANEELQSTNEEAMTNKEEMQSLNEELMTLNMQYLSKTEELSQAANDMKNLLDATEIATIFLDNDMIIRRFTPSVGRIMHLQPADVGRPITHFANNLRYASLIQDINQVLDRLVSTESIIQTTTNEWYAMRILPYRTLDNYISGAVITFTDISGLKRLEEELQSSRRYAESIVETVREPMLVLDHELRVLTVSQAFTEAFGEEPAKGQPLTELNHGAWRQPILRDNLTSLLRGDSAGFDDLPLALPSPTREEPPRRVLVYGRRIRSEGHPTDRILLGVRFE; this is translated from the coding sequence ATGCCTTCTGCCACCCCTGCTTCTCCCGAAGAGAGAAATTCTGCTGAACCAGTTTCTGCCTCGCCGCTACCCATTGATGCCCAGGTGTCGCAGGCACAGCTGCGCCGGGTACAGGCCCAGGAAGATAACAGCGAGACGTTTCCTATTGTAGGCATGGGCGGCTCGGCGGGCTCCCTGGGGGCATTTGAGCAGTTTTTTCAGCACATGCCCCCCGACAGCGGTATTGCTTTTGTGGTGGTGATGCACCTAGCGCCTAACCCCAGTGGCGAGCTGCCCCAGGTAATGCAGCGCTTTACCGCCATGCCCGTGCTGGAAGCCGCCGATGGCATGAAGGTGCGGCCCAACCATGTATATGTGATTCCGCCGGACCGGGACATGAGCATTATGCACGGTACGCTGCTGCTGTTTGCGCCCACGCAGCCCCGGGGCAAGCGCCTGCCCATCGATTTCTTTTACCAGAGCCTGGCTAAAGATGCCCGCGAGCGGGCCGTGTGCATCATTTTCTCCGGCATGGGCTCTGATGGTACGCTGGGGCTGAAGATGGTAATGGAAAACTTTGGGATGGTGATGGTGCAAAGCCCCGAAACGGCCGAGTACGACTCCATGCCCCGCTCCGCCATTGCCACCGAGTTTGTGGACTACATCCTGCCGGCCGATCAGCTGCCGGATAAGCTCCTGGAATATCTGCACAAGCCCGTGATGGATCGGCCGCGCCGGGAAAGGCCTGAGTCGGTTTCCCGCCCGGCGCATGCCCTGCAAAAGATCTTCCTGCTCATCCGGGCTCAGACCGGGCACGACTTCAGCTTTTACAAGCGCAATACCGTTTTCCGGCGCATTGAGCGTCGCATGAACTCGCACCAGATCAAGGAGTTTACGCACTACGTGCGCTACCTGCAGGAAAACCCCCAGGAGGTAGATGCCCTGTTTAAGGAGCTGCTGATTGGCGTCACCAAGTTTTTCCGGGACCATGAGGCGTATGAGTCGCTGAAAACGCAGTTGATTCCCATGCTGCGCCAGAAGCCCATCAACAGTGTTTTTCGGGTGTGGGCGCCGGGCTGCTCTACCGGCGAGGAAGCCTACTCGCTGGCCATGCTGCTGCAGGAGTGTCTGGACCAAGTGGAGCCCGGGCACTACCTCAAAATTCAGATTTTTGCCACCGATATCAACGCCCAAGGCATTGACTTTGCCCGCGCCGGCCTGTACCCGGACTCTATTGTGGCCGATGTAACCCCGGAACGGCTGGAGCGCTTTTTCGTGAAGCAGGAAACCGGCTTTCTGATTCGGAAAGAGGTGCGTGATGCCGTCATCTTTGCCCTCCACGATATCAATAAGGATGCGCCATTTACCCGGCTGGACCTGCTGTGCTGCCGCAACCTGCTCATCTATCTGTCGGCGGAGCTGCAGCGCAACCTGCTGCCCGTTTTCCACTACGCCCTGAACCCGGGCGGCCTGCTGTTTCTGGGGCCCAGCGAAAACATGACGGGCTTTCATGAGCTGTTTAAGCCCCTGGACATCAAATGGAAGATTTTCCGCCGCAACGATGCTTCCTCCTCCGTTACCCGCCTGGTCAATTTCCCTTTCGCACTTTCCCGTCAGCAGCCGTCGGCGCCGGTGGCGGCCACTAGTATGACTTCTTCCGCTCCCCGCAAAGACGGGCCTTTTGCTTCCCTGGTGCAGAAAGTAATGCTGCAGGCCTTCACGCCGCCGGCCGTGCTCATTAATGCCAAGGGCGAAATCCTGTATGTAAATGGCCGCACGGGCCGCTACCTGGAGCCCGCGCCCGGGCTGGGGGGGCTGAATATCTTCGAAATGGCCCGCGAAGAACTCAACTACGAAATCAGTGCCGTGGTGCACAAGGCCAACGCCGCCAAGGAAAGTGTGGTGGCCGAGAATGTAAAGGTGAAAACCGATGCCGGCTACCAGCTGCTGCGCATCAGCGTAACCTACCTCACAGAGCCCGATGCCCTGGCCGGCCTCATGCTGGTGGCTTTTGAAGACCAGCCCACCCCGCGCCGGGTGCGCACCGGCAAAGCCGCCCCCGGCACCGACCTAAGCCGCGACACCGTGGTGGCCTCTCTGGAAAAAGAGCTGCAATATACCAAACACCGCCTCCAGACCACCATTGAGGAAATGGAAAGCAGCCTGGAGGAGCTCAAGAGTACCAATGAGGAGCTGCAGTCGGCCAATGAGGAGCTGCAAAGCACCAACGAGGAGGCAATGACCAACAAGGAGGAAATGCAGAGCCTGAACGAGGAACTCATGACGCTGAACATGCAGTATCTGAGCAAGACGGAAGAGCTGAGCCAAGCAGCCAACGACATGAAAAACCTGTTGGATGCTACCGAAATAGCCACTATATTCCTGGATAATGATATGATCATCAGGCGTTTTACGCCTTCTGTGGGCCGTATTATGCATCTGCAGCCAGCTGATGTGGGCCGGCCCATCACACACTTTGCCAACAACCTGCGCTATGCCAGCCTCATCCAGGACATCAATCAGGTGCTGGACCGCCTGGTGAGCACCGAATCGATTATTCAGACCACCACCAACGAATGGTATGCCATGCGAATTTTGCCCTACCGTACGCTGGATAATTACATCAGCGGGGCCGTCATTACTTTTACGGACATCTCCGGCCTGAAGCGGCTGGAAGAAGAGCTGCAAAGCAGCCGCCGCTATGCCGAGAGCATTGTAGAAACCGTGCGCGAGCCCATGCTGGTGCTGGACCACGAGCTGCGTGTGCTGACTGTAAGTCAGGCCTTTACGGAGGCCTTCGGCGAAGAGCCCGCCAAAGGCCAGCCCCTGACCGAGCTTAACCACGGCGCCTGGCGGCAGCCCATCCTGCGCGATAACCTGACGAGCCTGCTCCGTGGCGACAGCGCCGGTTTCGACGACCTGCCGCTTGCGCTGCCTTCCCCCACCCGGGAGGAGCCGCCCCGCCGCGTGCTGGTGTATGGGCGCCGCATCCGCAGCGAGGGCCACCCCACCGACCGTATCCTGCTGGGCGTCAGGTTTGAATAG